The proteins below are encoded in one region of Gemmatimonadota bacterium:
- a CDS encoding glycoside hydrolase family 16 protein: MSSLDRIGLALRTSFLPLGLVLASCDSFGAGTEPAWTLTWSDEFDGPAGQLPDPAKWAFDIGTDWGNRQLEYDTDRPENVSLDGDGNLAITARRESYAGSAYTSGRIKTQGRFDQTYGRFEARIRLPTGQGIWPAFWMLGDDIDTVGWPQCGEIDIMEYRGQEPSIVLGTLHGPGYSAGGGIGARYALTGARFDTDFHEFAIEWTESGIVWFVDGERYHAVDRDGPGGEWVFDHPFFILLNVAVGGNFVGPPDGSTAFPQAMLVDWVRVYRADEQ, encoded by the coding sequence ATGAGCTCGCTCGATCGGATCGGGCTCGCACTTCGGACATCCTTCTTGCCTTTGGGTCTCGTGCTCGCTTCCTGCGACAGCTTCGGCGCAGGGACCGAGCCCGCCTGGACACTGACCTGGTCCGACGAGTTCGACGGACCCGCCGGACAGCTCCCCGACCCGGCCAAGTGGGCCTTCGATATCGGCACCGACTGGGGAAACCGGCAGCTCGAGTACGACACCGACCGACCCGAGAACGTCTCGCTCGACGGCGACGGCAATCTGGCGATCACCGCACGGCGGGAATCCTACGCGGGCAGCGCCTACACCTCGGGTCGCATCAAGACCCAGGGCCGCTTCGACCAGACCTACGGCCGTTTCGAGGCCCGTATCCGTCTGCCCACCGGACAGGGGATCTGGCCGGCGTTCTGGATGCTCGGCGACGACATCGACACCGTCGGCTGGCCCCAGTGCGGCGAGATCGACATCATGGAGTACCGCGGCCAGGAGCCGTCGATCGTTCTGGGCACGCTACACGGGCCCGGCTACTCGGCGGGTGGCGGCATCGGCGCCCGCTACGCGCTGACCGGCGCCCGCTTCGACACGGACTTCCATGAGTTCGCCATCGAGTGGACCGAAAGCGGCATCGTCTGGTTCGTCGACGGTGAGCGCTACCATGCGGTGGACCGGGACGGTCCCGGCGGCGAGTGGGTGTTCGATCACCCCTTCTTCATCCTCCTGAACGTCGCGGTGGGCGGCAATTTCGTCGGACCGCCCGACGGATCCACGGCCTTCCCGCAGGCCATGCTGGTCGATTGGGTGCGCGTCTATCGGGCGGACGAGCAGTGA
- a CDS encoding ROK family transcriptional regulator: MTSGARPTSRRVAAEAGPPSARSSGGSASSRSRIEVVPDDDLARTVLKLVWRKGELSRAEISRRTGRSRSTISTVVGRLLATGLVAEVGAGASRGGRRPILVGFQDEAGVILGVDVGATHVSVILTDLRGRTLAWREQPHLSRSDPKGAEELIATLGERCLAEWNGERSRLLGVGVAVPSPVDPASPDRVLERVLPAWREHGVLERLEDLFGVPVFVDNDANLGALAERWWGKAVGLDDFVYLKVATGVGAGLMIGGEVYRGATGVAGEIGHVAIDPSGPECVCGNRGCLATFVGTVQLVERAEELVARFPGSVLAGAELDIHAIEDAALGGDPLALQVVREAAVRLGIVVASVLNLLNPGSVILGGSLARAGSRLLDPLREAVASRTLVASAAASDIRTSELGKLSIALGAATHVLAATLANPTLVPAAKSA, encoded by the coding sequence ATGACCTCGGGCGCTCGTCCGACTTCGCGGCGGGTGGCGGCGGAAGCGGGTCCACCCTCCGCGAGGTCGTCGGGCGGTTCAGCTTCGAGCCGATCTCGCATCGAGGTCGTACCCGACGACGACCTCGCCCGAACCGTCCTCAAGCTCGTCTGGCGGAAAGGAGAGCTCTCTCGCGCCGAAATCTCAAGGAGAACGGGGCGATCCCGTTCCACCATCTCGACGGTGGTGGGACGGCTCCTCGCCACGGGGCTGGTGGCGGAGGTGGGGGCCGGAGCGAGCAGAGGCGGACGGCGTCCCATACTCGTCGGGTTCCAGGACGAAGCAGGGGTGATCCTCGGGGTCGACGTCGGCGCCACGCACGTCTCTGTGATCCTGACCGACCTGCGCGGGCGAACGCTGGCCTGGCGGGAACAGCCTCATCTCTCGCGCAGCGATCCGAAGGGCGCCGAGGAGCTGATCGCCACCTTGGGCGAGCGGTGTCTGGCCGAGTGGAACGGTGAGCGGTCGCGACTGCTGGGCGTCGGGGTGGCGGTCCCGAGTCCGGTCGATCCAGCCTCGCCCGACCGCGTCCTGGAACGGGTGTTGCCGGCCTGGCGCGAACACGGTGTGCTGGAGCGGCTCGAAGACCTGTTCGGCGTGCCGGTCTTTGTGGACAACGACGCCAATCTCGGGGCGTTGGCGGAGCGCTGGTGGGGGAAGGCGGTCGGCCTCGACGACTTCGTCTACCTGAAGGTCGCGACCGGGGTCGGCGCGGGTCTCATGATCGGCGGCGAGGTCTACCGCGGAGCCACCGGGGTCGCGGGCGAGATAGGTCACGTCGCGATCGATCCGAGCGGGCCCGAGTGCGTATGCGGAAACCGGGGCTGCCTGGCCACCTTCGTGGGAACCGTGCAACTGGTCGAACGGGCCGAGGAGCTTGTCGCACGCTTCCCGGGCAGCGTCCTCGCCGGGGCCGAGCTCGACATCCACGCGATCGAAGACGCCGCTTTAGGCGGTGACCCGCTTGCGCTCCAGGTGGTCAGAGAGGCCGCGGTGCGGTTGGGAATAGTCGTGGCCAGCGTGCTCAACCTCCTCAATCCCGGCTCGGTGATCCTGGGAGGCAGCCTGGCCCGGGCGGGCTCCCGGCTGCTCGATCCGCTGCGGGAGGCGGTCGCGTCACGCACGCTGGTGGCTTCGGCGGCGGCCTCGGACATCCGAACCAGCGAACTGGGCAAGCTCTCCATCGCCCTGGGTGCGGCTACCCACGTGCTGGCGGCGACCCTGGCCAATCCAACGTTGGTACCGGCGGCGAAGTCGGCATGA